CTATTATGCAATAAGTAAAGGTTGCAAAATAACCCCAGCCATCAGCCGGAGTGAGATATATCAAAGGTCATTATTCATGAGGATAACTAACTCCACTGTCGGAGTCTATCTGTATAATATGAAACGCGTAAGAGTCGACAGCTGCCGTAGCCTGAGTAGGATATACTCTTGTAAGCTTCGAGACACTAGACATGGTATGACAACTTACACTTTGGGGACATTACGCTCGATGATACTTAATTATCCAAAGAACAAGCCACTTGACTAGAACTCGTATTAACCATGACCTCGTCGTTGGTAGTCACCTTAAGCACCATCCCCGAAACTACCACACTCACCCTGACACTCATAGATCTACAGCATATATCGATATGACACATCCAAGTCGCCATCCCCAACCATTGTACTCTCAGGCGAATCAACCGCATCCGACATCAATCGACCCCGCCTACGGTTCTCCATCCAGCACGCAAAAAAATAGCAAGTGGACCAGAATGCGGCCAgggtgaagaaagaaatggcCACACTGTACCCGGTATGGTAGTACGGAGCCTCCTTGGCCTTAAAGAGGAACGTGGACACTATTCCCGCGATCTCCCCGAACCCGAGTTGCAGCGCTGTACCGATCGCGCGCCGTCGGTGGCCTCCTACGTTCATAGTGAACCAGCAGATGGCGACCGGCATACCACAGTACGGACCGAAGACCACGAGAAACAGTGCGGCATACTGGACTCGGGGTTTATCGTGGACGGATAGCAGGATTGCGATCCCGGCGATTGCGACCAGGAGATTGAAGAGAACGAATAGATAGCGGTGTCGTAGTCGATCGGAGGTAAATGCAATTCCGAGAGATAGGAAAAAGGCCATTGCTAAAGGAGGAACGGAATGTAGTTGCGTCTGCAGAGTGCTGTAGCCGTAGGATTTGATGATTGTCGGTGAAAAGTATGCGTAACACTAGACGATAGTCAGGATGATATCTAAGATCGGCTAAAGGAGCACATACATATGATGgcaccaagaaagaaaagtataTGAGCGCGCCCAAGCAGATCCTGTAGTCCTTGAGAACCTCAACCACGTCAATGAAACGTATAGGATCCTCCGCTGACTCGGTCCCATGTTCAAtctccattctcttcttcatccatcgCCGCTCGGCCTCGGTCAGCCACCTGGCCTGCTCGGGAAAATCCGAGATAAGGAACCAAGCGAGAACAGCAACAAAGCATGTTACGGCTCCCTCAATGATAAAAAGCCAACGCCAGGCTCCATATCCTCTCATACCCTGCATATATCCTGTGCCGTATGCTATCAGTCCTCCAAATGCGCCCGCAAGCGTCGTTGAGTTGAAAAAATATGTATATCGGCGGAGGGCATCTGGACGTCTGTACCACATTCCAATGAGGTAGTAGCCTGGACAGTCAGGTTAGATCACCTGCTTGGTTTCGCATTCAGAATTTACTTACATCCAGGAAACATTCCGGATTCTGTCACACCGATGAAGAACCGTGTCACTAGGAGACCACCGTAGCTTTTCACTTTTCGATGAGGCACGTTAGGAATTGTATTGCTTTCCATTTAACGAGGAGCAGGAAGCGTACCGAAACCTTGACCAATTGTCAGGATACCGAAACAAAACATACATCCTGCCACTGCCGTCTAGTATTAGCCGCATCCTTATGCATAACTCTTTGTATGGTGGTATAAACCTGGATTCACAGGTAAGGGACATACACCAGACGTGGGGTTGCAGTTTCTTGAGAACGATGTTTGATGGGACCTCCAGCAGCACGTATGGCACAAAAAATATCGTCAACGCCGTGTTGAACTGATTCGATTTAGGGTCCATTCCCAAATCCTCTTCAAGTCCAAAAACGACTGCATGACCCATGTTAATCCTGTTTGACTCCACGCAGCGTAAGTATTCGTAAGTGTAAAAAGGTAACAACAGGAATGCAGACACAACCAATGTGCTGCAGTTATTAAACACACCGATCTAAAAAGGCCAGAAAGTACAGTATGCACAGAATTGGCAAAACATGGGCATCGATCTTGAACATCAATCGCTTCTCGTTGATACCCGAGACAGTGTCAGCGAACTCCTCGCTGACACTATTGGAATCAACTGTGACATCACCTTCGGACTCTATGGCGCTGTCAGTGCGTCGGCTGAGTAACTAATTGCTTAAAAGAGGTTCATGCCAAAGCAATGCAACCCTCTGTAAGCACATGGGGATGACTTACTCCTATTGTAAACCACCATCGCGCTGGAATGGGCACGTCCTTCAGGTCCTATAGTATTGATGCTCAATCGAAGGCCGCTGTGCAATAGAAGGTGGCTGttggatgttgaagaaagaaaacaagaagtaGAAGGAAATGCTAGGATAGACAGTCGAAATCCCCCGGTCCAAACCGGACAAGACAAATATGTCGGTTTGAGTAGTTTACAATTGCGGCACTGCACGAGAACCAAATCGCCAGACAAGAAGAGACAAGAGAATTTTACGGCCTCAGCATTGCTAGCAATACTCCACTCCGTATGTTCAACTCAAGCAACGGAATTCCCAACAAAGTGCTCTCTTTTCTCGTGTTACAAAGGCTAAGCCCCTTGCTCAATGTTATTATAATCATTCCGGCCTAAGTCTAACTCTCTCCGGTGCAACCGCGGGCCACAGTTAATGAGACTATATTAACACTAAATTAATGTCACAATACAGCAGTAGTAGGTGGATCCGTATGGATCCCAAGTTAGTGTGCAGTAGTTGtgtcaagatcaacaagggTTCGACATAACGGTGGGGTTAAAGTTTAACAATAATTTATACGAGGGGCAACAAATCAAGGGATTTCCATTAACACTGTGAAGGTTCCATCTCTTTCCTCGAGTTCAATACGTTTTATCAGCttaaaaagaagagcaataCATACACCCTCAATATGAGCCAGCCAATCTATGAGAGCACATCAGCGGTCAAGCTGAGTATTGCAATTGTGGGTGCTGGTATTGGCGGTTTGTCAGCTGCCATTGCTTTGGCTCGAGATGGACACCATGTCACGGTTTATGAGTCTACGCCAGAGTTGTCGGAGGTAAGATTTCCCTGAATTAGAAGCAAATCCTTAGGAAAGCGATTGATCATGCATAGATTGGCGCTGGTGTGCAAATGTCACCGAATGGTGTTCGCTACTGGCTCAACTGGGGCATCAATGAAGACCTGTGGCAAAAGTCTTCTCTACCCTCCGAATTGAACATGAGACGATGGAGGGATGGAGGGTTTATTGCTCGGACTGAATTAAATCCGGATTTTGAGAATAGGTTCGGCGCGCCATACCTAGTGATCCACCGGGCTGAGCTGCACAGTGTGCTTTGCCAGCACGCGCTCAAACAGGGCGTTGATGTCAGAACTTCCAGTCGCGCTGTTGATTACGACATGGATGCGCCAACAATTACTTTGGCAACGGGCGAAATCGTACGTCCCGACCTCGTAGTTGCAGTTGATGGTACGTGACGATCACAAAGCAGACCCATACATCAGCTGATATGATAGAAAGGTATCAATTCGTTTGCGAGGACGAAGTTACTGGGATCTACCGAAAAAGGAGGACCTCGTAAGACAGGGGTTGCCGCATATCGACTTATAGTCGAGGTCTCCGATCTCCTGGCGGATGCAGAGACAGCATGGATTGTCTCTAATCCGAACCTCAACCTCTGGTATTTGTTCTGATCAGATTCCAGCATCAAAATAACGTTTCATTTCACTCACAGTTATCAGGCTAGGTAATAACTGCTCCGCCATGGCCTACATGATATCCAATGGCACACGCTTGAACCTGGTACTCTCGCACCCCGATGCGAGTGACACTTCCAACATGTCCCAGGAAGAATTAACCCAAGAGATGTTGTCTTATTTCCATGATTGGGACCCGATGTATGACTATCTAATACTCGAGAAGCAACATTTGGACCAATAGTGTTTGACTAACACAGTAGGCTCTAGGCTGATGAAGATTgtacaaaagaagaaatcaatTCATAACTGGCCCCTGTTTGAGGTAGAGCCCCTCGATAAATGGGTCTCTGACTCCGGAAaattcatcctcatcggcgATGCGGCTCATGCCATGGTGCCATACTTATCAATGGGTACGCTACGCTTCATTTCGTTGATGTGCTATCATGGTGGGAGTATTTATTGATCATCTCATTCATTCCAGGTGTCACTATGGCAGTCGAGGATGCAGCTACGTTAAGTAAAGCTCTAGCTTATGTGACTGACAAGCGTGATCTTCGACTGGTGCTCCAGTTAGTCGAAAAGTTACGTATCCGCCGGGCGAAACAAGTCCAGCAGGCGAGCCTTGCTAACGGAAGAGTGCTTCATCTTTGCGATGGCCCAGAACAAGAAGCCAGAGACAATGCAATGCGGCCTTCGGTGGAAGGAATACCGCTTGAGAAAAGCCCCTACGGCATGACCGACCCACAAACACAAGCCTGGTGCTATGGACACGATGTGCAGCGGGATTTTGAGGAAGCCTGGGAGAGGATCGTTAGCGATCGTCGTGTTGACGCGTCACTCTGAACTTACAAGCTGAAACCGTCTCGATTTTGTTCTATCATCAGGGTCTGgtaaattaatttatttttaatcgGCGAGGACCAGGGCTCACTATTGAGGTATTGTTAAGATATGGTACATTATTGGTCCAGCTGTTACGATGGATGTACCCACCCATGGCTCTAGCTTGGTAGTAGATTCCCCCGTAAGGTTCGAGGGTCAGGATATCTGTGATGTACGCACATGGTTTCCTTTTAGTGCCATGCTGTGGATGCCAGTATGGTTACATTACCTACAGGAAGACTCCCTCATAAGGTTGGCCAGCCCACACATAGGGCGACAGACCCTTCTCGCCTCATGATAGTTTTTCTTCGGAAATGTAAGTGTGGTGCCATTCTGGAGAATCCACAACTGGAACCTGTAGTCAACAGTAAAATTTTTAACCGCGCAGGGACGAATGTAACGTTTCACAGGGTTCGCTAGCCACCGAGAAGCTTAGCGTGTGAGGGTTATCAATCCTTCGGCGTGACCCACCTCGTAAGCCTTGAGATGGTGGGGATGCCTCGGAGTAACCAGAACCCAATCATGCATTTATCTTAAAGCCCTAGTACATTAATATAACTTTCGTTTTTGCGAGACACGCAGATGCCATCTTTCCAGCCGCAATATGCAGGAAGGTACCATAGCTTACACGTCGACAACTCGCAAGATCCTGGTCACTAGTTAATTTATTCGGGCCAAATCGGCATGGCCCAATACTCCAGAATCATATCCAATCTCGTGATTCTTAGTCAATAGGTAAGTTTTCTGCTATAGTACTGTAGAGTTAGCATTGCAAAACATGGCGAGGACAACATTGACCCCTgatctttttttccttgtttgttgGTCAATCTTGCTGTATCCTTCTATCTCCAGCCtccatttttcctttgtaCCTCTTTTATTCTTCAAGATTATCGGAGAACTTTAAGAGCATCCAATCATTTACATGAAGGATCCTGTGGGCAACCTAAGCAGACATGCAGGATGTCGCATCGTACAGCTATCGCAATTCTCTGAGGCCGTGGAACGTGGTATGTCAATCAACATGCCTTGCTGCGAGTGCTCTAGTGATGGCGATGAGAATTTATACGAAGTTCTTCTTAAGGCGATCTGCAAGCTGGGAAGATTGTATGTGCCGAATATTTGGGGAGGAAACAGCGAGCTAACCAAGAGTTGTGAAAGATACTTGCCTAATTGCTTCAGTGAGTGATTCCGATTGTATAGTTGTATTATTATaacagaaaataataaaaggcggaaagaaatgagaaagaaaacagacGAGGCTAACAGTTCGGTGAATAGGTTGGGTTTATAGGATATGCTACCATTTCGTTGGAAGCCGATAAAGTAGGCAGTGGCATCCATGAAACAGAAGTTGCCAAAGAGGACCTTGTGCAATATGCAAAGGTAGGACGATTCTACCTTAGAAGTCGTATTTTGCCGTGCAGGTGTTAACCGGTCGTACGGACCAGCTCGCCAACGCGTCGCAGATCATGTACGGCCCCCTGATATTCATCACCAAGCTGTCCATTCTATTGCTTTACCTCCGCGTTTTTGCTCCAGCCAAAAGAAGTTGGATGTACATCTTCATCCACGGCCTTCTCTGGTTCAACGCCGCATTCTACCTAGCGGACACCCTTCTCGAGATCTTCGCGTGCGTACCTCGCGAGAAAATCTGGCACCCTGACGTTCATGGACATTGCGTAAATGTGAACGTGATGATCCTGGCGACCGCTATCCTGAACACCATTTCGGATTTCTCGCTATTGATCCTACCCATATTCTCTGTCTGGCGTCTTCATATGCGAAATACTCAGAAATTAGGTATTTCGGCCATTTTCGCTGCTGGCCTCTTGTAAGTATCCGGATGATATGTCATGGCTTCAGAAGCTTGATACTGACAAGAGCGTTGACCAAATACTAGTGCGTGTTTCTCAAGTGCTATGCGGATTAGTATCAGTGTCCAAAAGAACAACACATCTGATAGGGCATATGACTGGTTCCCAGAGTTTCTCTGGACGTAAGCTTTCCGTTTCCTTCCAGTCAAAGACAGAGTTTATTGACGgtgatgatcttctccaggtCTGCCGAGATTAGTGCCGGTATAATTGCTAGCTCTTTGCCCGCAGTGCCATCTTTCTTCCGCCATATCAGAGGAAAGGCCTCCACAGCCATTAGTAGCGAGCTCCAAAGCACGAGGAGATCAAACCGATACAATTTGTccaaaagacaaagatggaGTTCCAATGGGGCATCAGGGTGGAGAAATGGACCCATTGAGAGCTTATCACAGATGGAAGATAATGAGCTGGATGAAATACATGAATGGCGATGTCGTGGCTCACGACTGGTGGACCATGGGGCGACTTCAATTGCTGACAGCCGTACAAGCCAGAAAGGTATCTTGAAAACTGTAGAGATAGACGTCGAAGAGACAGAGATTCGTTGAAATAGATACGTGTTTACTAAACCTAATTGGACCGTGTCGGCAAGAACCTTATAATAATGCCTTCTGGCCTAGAAAGGCATTTGTAGCCGGCAGTCTGTGTAACAGTTTCCTTCGGTCAAACCCACCTTGCCAAGAATGCCTCGTGCGAGTCATGCAAAACCCAAGTTCCAGACCTGGTTCCGATCAAGTCACTTGAAAGCATCATCCACAGTTGGGAGATACAACCTCATCTGCGGCTTAGGGGGCAAGTGGACCATTCGACAAAATGCCTCCAGAGGAAATAGCTGCCTTGACTGACCAAATGTTCTATCAGACAATAACCCCAAATTCCAATAATCCACGTTTTGAAACTGTACAGCAATTGTGCAGTGAATACCATCAACACAGCCTATCCCAGATCTAAGTAAAGACCATATCAGGCACAAACTGAATCTAGGCCAAGCTTTTGGCTTTCACGAGCTTTTAGGCTTATCACCTTCGCGACTTTCCAGAAGGCTAAGCTTGAACCTTCGGTAAAAGAACCAATTCTACAAAAACATTGGTCAAAATTCAAGAACCAGTTTCAGCCATCATGAGAGTCGGACTTACAAATAGCCGCAGTGGTAAAATGGTAACGAGTAATCGAAGAGTGCGCGCGTGAACGCCTTCCCATATTTCAGCACTGACCTGTGGCTTCACCAGCTTCGCAACCACGGATCTCGCATAAGCATCTGCCGGCATGCCATTTGCGTTGCCTTCGTACTTGATCTCCTCGATGGTCTTCTTGAGTGGGAGATAGAGGGACGTCTCGGGAGCATGCATTCCATGGTGTAGAATGTTACTCTGCACGAAGCCGGTGACAAGCTCAATGACCTCTATTCCAAAAGGCTTGACCTCCTAGAATGCAGGTCAATTACAGGAATATGGGATGGGACAAAGTGACAATGAGGCATGGGGGCAGGAGGGCAGGCTTACCAAGCGGAGTGTCTTGGAATACTGACTGAGGGCCGCCTTGGAGGCATTATAAGGCGCCTGCCAGACCATGGGCACGTTCCTTGTCACGCTTCCAAGCTGCACAATACGTCCGCGAGGTGAGTTGCGGAGAAGCGGAATGAAGATCTGGCAAAGGCGCATGACAGCAAAGAGATTGACTTGAAACACTTTCTCAACCTCTTCGATCTCAAGGTCCATTGCGGTGGATGCGTAATGCGTTCCTGCATTGTTGACCAGGAAATCTAACCGGCCATCGGTGCGCTCGGATACCGCATCCTTCAGCTTGGCAATACTCTCTGGACTGCTAAGCTCCAGTTCAAAAGCTTCGATATTCTCGTGCTCGCTTGTTAGCTCCTTGAGGTATTCGACACGTCGGGCGGTCGCAAGAACGGTGACTCCTTGGGCTGCGAACGCTACTGCGAGCGCTTTTCCAATACCACTGCTACAGCCGGTTATGAGAGCGAAAGAAGTTGTTTGCGCCATCAGTGCGATCAAATCTCAAACAGGCTATTGAGTAGTATAGTACAATGTTGTAATGGCCGTTGTTGAGCTGGAATGTGTTGAAATGAGCAAGTTGTGTTAAATACAAATGCAATGTTGTGCCGGTCGTCCAGAAAAAGGTGAGCGATCACATGACTAGTATGATTGTTGAAAGAAACCAGGGACCACACGGTGATTGGCTGTAGAATGTCATAGTATAGCGTAGTATAGCGTGGTCCACCGTAATCAACGTCGGCCCTCATGGCTACAGGCGAGTGAGACACCACATTTGGGATTACGTTAGCCGTTGGGGGCCAGTTGACTAAGACGGCGTGTTTGTACTGTCTCTCCTATGTTACAAATAATGCGTATGGGGTTCTaacttttccctttttctgaCAGGAACAACAAAGGATCAGCAAGCTTAActgagtactccgtaagtgGAAGTCCCGTGCTGAGCGGGTTCTTCCGGCCCGAACGGGCAATTCCGAACCGAACCGGGGTGGAGACCCTTGTTGGCTATATAACCTGTTCGTTATAATAACCTAGCTTTCCTACAGACAGATCCCACTGTGGCGGggtaatattaaattactatgTACTTAATAGTCGAATTGAAGTTGGTACCATTTAAAAGTCGGCGTTACATGAACACAGACGGCTTATGCTTATTACTTAACCGAGCTAATTATACAACTTCATTCGCAAACACACTGCAAAGACATGAAGTTGGGGCTAGTTTTACAGAGACTTTGCTTGCGCCAGCCTTCTTCTAAACTGGGCGAGACATGCATCATCTTTGCTGAGAGTTGGTAGGCTTGACAAGGAGGTTGTGAACTTAGTCATGTCGCTCACGGCCCCAAGTATGAAGGGTCTTCCCTGGGTGGGCGCAACgtgtgttttctttttctatctttgaCCAATGAACGAGAGACCCGGCTGATGGGATTCCCTGCCTTGAAATCGAGCCGAATAACTAGCGCTTACATACTTCCACGAGAGAGGGGATAAGATCTCGCTAAACCCGGCAATGTCATGTTCCTCAAGGCATTTTAGTGCCTGGGGGTGGCAGACAGCGGGTTGTAAGATCTAATGTAAGCCCCGTAAGTCCCAGTTCCCTGCTTGAAGAGTGTTGTAAGCTCCCGAAGAAGGATagggaaaggaaagcctACGTGAAGCATGAAGTGAGTAGTACTGCGGGAGAAGTTCCTGACAACGGACTAATGTCTCTTTCACATATAAGTCCTCTTGATGGTCTCGTTGGAGGCTTGTTCCGGTCACACTAAgactttccttttcttctcactAGCAATATGATACTTTCGTCTGAACAGCGTCAAGCTCTCCTTGATGGTCCAGCTGCCTCTCCCCCTTCGGGAGTCGTTCCCAATCTTGCTGATCCCCCTAATCTGCAAGCCGTCGGGCGGGCTCTAATCCTCGTCTTCTGGAGTCTGGCTTTGATCACCTTTGCTATCCGCATCTACACGAAggcttttattattagatccTTCAGGATATCTGACTGTAAGTAATGGCTATTCCACATAGATCGACCGGGCTGCTAACATACTGCATAAGATGCCATGATTGTAGCTTGGGTATAGTTACATGATGCCTCCTCCCACTACCGCGCCGGATTTAACAAGGCTAGGCACTATCAATTGGCTACTTCCCAATCGCATGGAAAGTTGGGGATATTGCCCCAGGTATAGACCAATGGAACCTGCAGGTGAAGAACTTGATCGAAGTGTTACATGTATGGGTCCATCGAAACAAATACGCAAGTCACTCCAGTATATTCCTGACCAATATCAAAATAGTGGTTCCACACCGGCCTCATTATGTATTCTATCATCATCTGCTTTATCAAGATCTCAATACTCCGGCAATTCCTCGAGATCTTCAGCCTGAAGCGAGATTATTTCTTCTGGACCTGCCACTGTCTTATCTGCATTAACATTCTATACTATACCGTCTTCACCTTTACGATCATCTTCGCCTGCAATCCTATCTCGAAATACTGGGACGTTCTAAGAACAGAGGGCAAATGCCTCAATACAGAGCTACAGATGTTTGTGGCAGGAATTATCAATACTATATCCGATCTGACAATTTTGATTCTCCCTCATCTGAAAGTCTGGAAGCTCCAGATGTCGCCCCGGAAGAAACATGCTATTTCCGTGGTGTTTCTGTTTGGCTTGATGTATGTTCATCCATCCAGTCCTCACTCATGCCTTGAGAGTGCCTCCGGGCAACATTCTGATTAATTGTGCTATATCCAGCGCCTGCGTCGGATCATCGCTTAAGATCTACTACGCAGTAAGACTCCTTAATACCGAGAACAACAAATCCTACCTGATATACCTCCTTGGCGTCTGCACACTTCCCGAAATTGGAGGCGGCATAATTGCTGGCTGTCTGCCATCGGCGGCCAAATTCTTCACACATATGCTGCAAACGCCTCTTATCTCGAGTTACAAAGCCTATTTCAGCAAACTTATCTCGGCGTCCTCTTGGTGGTCTTCGTCATCAACTGTCGCTCGATCACCCGGAAATTCCGCTGCCGTGGATCTCGAAGCTGCGAAGAAGAGTCAATCCGATGACCAGTACCCATTGACTTCGGTTGTGAGTTGCCCAGGCAGTGAAACTGTCGATGTCTCGGTTGCGATGACACACTCGATGCAAGGTTGTACAATGATGTCCTGTCGCGGTAAAGGAAACTGATGTCATAGGGTTTGTGGGATGAAAGTGGTGCATTTTAACACTGTACATGCTGAGTTGAGATGCATGTTCTTGATAACTACAATATCTAGCCTGCTGCAACGCATTTAGAATATAGCCTAAGTGAGTAGTCAGGGATGTTACCAATCCTAGATGATCTGTGAATTATCATCTAGCCGAGTTTCAAGTGTATGCCCTAAATATATCGGTAAGGGCTATGCTGAACTTGCTTCTTTTATGAAATTAGTGTTCTCGATGCAAGCATAAATTCAAGCTTGGCGACACACAAACAAGACATGACTTTTATAATCCGTGTCAAGACTGATATCTTGCTTCCAAATGAGTATGCCTGCTAGACGGGCGGCAGGACGGTGCCGTAGCCGAACAGATTGATGTAAGATCCACTGTATTGTCAACCCCACGGTTATTTTAGCAAGGTAATTGGTAAGATTTGATTACTTATAGATCTACCTTCCCATGGATCGCCGGGCAAAACTCTATATCATTCCTTTATCAATTATACATCTACTCTGCAACCTTTGCTGGAGGATCAAGAGCCCATAAAACAATCTTCCTTTCAGTTTAGTACGTCTCCATTTGGCCCTTATTCCTCCAACAACTTGTTCACCATCTCGGCAGGCGTCGTCCTTGGGGCAGCAATCTCCAAAACCTCTTTGCTGGTCGTCGAAGCACTACACGTCCCTTCCCACATGGTCAACAACCCATACTTAAGAGACGCCATGACAGTCTTTGATTGGCCCGGCCCTCCAAAGCCACTGGCTAGAAGCGCATCCAAGAAGCCCAGATCTTGGTAGCTCACGTCCTTCACCTTCGTGCCAATATGCTGCTCCACCAAACCCACAAGCTGTTCACCCGTGATATCCTCCGGTCCATTCAGGACATACTTGGCCCCGCTATGCGAACTCGGATCATCCAGGGCCAGAAGGTGTGCTGCGAAGATGCCGACTTCATTGGGGTCAACAGGACCTACAGGCGCGTCTTTCGCCGCCATCAGCCTCAGCGTACCCTGCTCGCCAGTCCGCTTATACTGCTTAATATACTCGACAGCGGGAGCAACATAGTAGGTTAAAAACACATTTGGTTGGAGAGACGTCCACTTCAAAGCACTAAATTCCGGTGAACTAAGTAGAGCTTCAATCGCCCAGTGCGCTCGCGGATAGTATCCTCCGAAATCAGGGCGCACAGTAGGCATGGTGGTTGAGATGCGCACAACGTACTCAACACCAGCTTTCAGGGCGACAACATGGAAGGCCGATTCTTCGACAAATTGGTTTGGTGCGTTGTGAGATGCGATAAAGGCGCGCACGACTTGGTGCTCTTGTAACCAGTCGGCGGTGATCTCGGTCCAGTTTTGCTCAATGATTTCGACACCGGGGATTTTTGCAAGTTGTTGAGCCGTAAGGCTAGGGGCGGATCTAGTGAGGGCGATGATACGGTA
The sequence above is a segment of the Aspergillus flavus chromosome 4, complete sequence genome. Coding sequences within it:
- a CDS encoding putative allantoate permease; the protein is MVVYNRKSEGDVTVDSNSVSEEFADTVSGINEKRLMFKIDAHVLPILCILYFLAFLDRINMGHAVVFGLEEDLGMDPKSNQFNTALTIFFVPYVLLEVPSNIVLKKLQPHVWLAGCMFCFGILTIGQGFVKSYGGLLVTRFFIGVTESGMFPGCYYLIGMWYRRPDALRRYTYFFNSTTLAGAFGGLIAYGTGYMQGMRGYGAWRWLFIIEGAVTCFVAVLAWFLISDFPEQARWLTEAERRWMKKRMEIEHGTESAEDPIRFIDVVEVLKDYRICLGALIYFSFLVPSYCYAYFSPTIIKSYGYSTLQTQLHSVPPLAMAFFLSLGIAFTSDRLRHRYLFVLFNLLVAIAGIAILLSVHDKPRVQYAALFLVVFGPYCGMPVAICWFTMNVGGHRRRAIGTALQLGFGEIAGIVSTFLFKAKEAPYYHTGYSVAISFFTLAAFWSTCYFFACWMENRRRGRLMSDAVDSPESTMVGDGDLDVSYRYML
- a CDS encoding putative monooxygenase; this encodes MSQPIYESTSAVKLSIAIVGAGIGGLSAAIALARDGHHVTVYESTPELSEIGAGVQMSPNGVRYWLNWGINEDLWQKSSLPSELNMRRWRDGGFIARTELNPDFENRFGAPYLVIHRAELHSVLCQHALKQGVDVRTSSRAVDYDMDAPTITLATGEIVRPDLVVAVDGINSFARTKLLGSTEKGGPRKTGVAAYRLIVEVSDLLADAETAWIVSNPNLNLWLGNNCSAMAYMISNGTRLNLVLSHPDASDTSNMSQEELTQEMLSYFHDWDPMLMKIVQKKKSIHNWPLFEVEPLDKWVSDSGKFILIGDAAHAMVPYLSMGVTMAVEDAATLSKALAYVTDKRDLRLVLQLVEKLRIRRAKQVQQASLANGRVLHLCDGPEQEARDNAMRPSVEGIPLEKSPYGMTDPQTQAWCYGHDVQRDFEEAWERIVSDRRVDASL
- a CDS encoding 1-acyl dihydroxyacetone phosphate reductase, whose translation is MAQTTSFALITGCSSGIGKALAVAFAAQGVTVLATARRVEYLKELTSEHENIEAFELELSSPESIAKLKDAVSERTDGRLDFLVNNAGTHYASTAMDLEIEEVEKVFQVNLFAVMRLCQIFIPLLRNSPRGRIVQLGSVTRNVPMVWQAPYNASKAALSQYSKTLRLEVKPFGIEVIELVTGFVQSNILHHGMHAPETSLYLPLKKTIEEIKYEGNANGMPADAYARSVVAKLVKPQVSAEIWEGVHARTLRLLVTILPLRLFNWFFYRRFKLSLLESREGDKPKSS
- a CDS encoding NmrA-like family protein; the encoded protein is SAPSLTAQQLAKIPGVEIIEQNWTEITADWLQEHQVVRAFIASHNAPNQFVEESAFHVVALKAGVEYVVRISTTMPTVRPDFGGYYPRAHWAIEALLSSPEFSALKWTSLQPNVFLTYYVAPAVEYIKQYKRTGEQGTLRLMAAKDAPVGPVDPNEVGIFAAHLLALDDPSSHSGAKYVLNGPEDITGEQLVGLVEQHIGTKVKDVSYQDLGFLDALLASGFGGPGQSKTVMASLKYGLLTMWEGTCSASTTSKEVLEIAAPRTTPAEMVNKLLEE